The following proteins are co-located in the Purpureocillium takamizusanense chromosome 10, complete sequence genome:
- a CDS encoding uncharacterized protein (TransMembrane:10 (i58-75o128-147i159-179o191-210i222-243o336-355i367-388o394-416i428-449o461-484i)~EggNog:ENOG503NVM3~COG:G) → MTYRSELSSCEIPLEAAVVAAGGSAGHYEPIPEYEGRHRYDPTASWDPKEEQRLVRKLDYRICSWVCLMFFALQLDRGNIIQALSDNMLTDLGLTTNDYNTGMTIFYVCFLTAELPSQMVSKKLGPDVWIPIQMVSWSAVTCCQAAMRGRSGFFATRGFLGVLEGGFVPDAILYLSYFYKSDELPARVSYFYTSSYLTRIVAALLAYGVLHMRGLGDWAGWRWLFIIEGALTTVVGVISWFYLPPSPTQTASWFRGKDGWFSEREEVIMVNRILRDDPAKGGMHNRQGLTLPLLWQALLDWDLWPIYLLGFTLLQPVQPVETYMTLNLRNLGFDTFLTNLLTIPAYVLFCIQLIFWTWVSERINNRFLVTFFFSVWMFPLILALRLLPDDASNWVRYALTTLIVGYPFVHSILVSLTSRNAGTVRTRTVGSAIINMTGQAGSIISSNIYRKDDAPYYRRGNAVILGIIAWNAVATLLIKFYYVWRNKTRDKIWNAMSPQEKDDYLTTTTDEGSKRLDFRFAH, encoded by the exons ATGACGTATCGATCAGAGCTATCCTCTTGCGAGATTCCTCTTGAG GCTGCGGTAGTGGCAGCGGGAGGCTCTGCTGGACACTACGAGCCTATACCCGAGTATGAAGGCCGGCATCGATACGACCCTACGGCGTCGTGGGATCCAAAAGAGGAGCAGCGGCTAGTGCGAAAG TTAGACTACCGCATCTGCTCCTGGGTATGCCTGATGTTCTTTGCCCTCCAATTGGACCGTGGCAACATTATTCAGGCCCTTTCGGACAACATGCTTACTGATCTTGGCCTCACCACCAATGACTACAACACTGGCATGACCATCTTCTACGTGTGTTTCCTCACCGCTGAACTCCCATCCCAAATGGTGTCGAAGAAGCTCGGTCCGGATGTATGGATTCCTATTCAGATGGTATCATGGAGCGCCGTGACGTGCTGTCAAGCCGCCATGCGCGGACGCTCTGGTTTCTTCGCCACGAGAGGGTTTCTCGGggtgctcgagggcggcttcgtcCCGGACGCAATATTATACCTGTCTTACTTTTACAAGAGCGACGAGCTTCCCGCAAGGGTCAGCTACTTTTACACCTCCTCCTACCTCACTCGAATTGTCGCTGCCCTCCTAGCGTACGGAGTTCTGCATATGAGGGGGCTAGGGGACTGGGCAGGATGGCGGTGGCTCTTCATCATTGAAGGAGCCCTGACCACCGTGGTGGGGGTTATATCGTGGTTCTACTTACCGCCTAGCCCGACGCAAACAGCGAGCTGGTTCCGCGGCAAAGACGGCTGGTTCTCAGAGCGTGAAGAGGTCATCATGGTGAATCGCATTCTCCGCGACGATCCAGCAAAG GGCGGCATGCATAATCGCCAGGGTCTCACCCTTCCCCTTCTCTGGCAGGCGTTACTCGACTGGGACCTCTGGCCAATATACCTGCTGGGCTTTACTCTGCTACAGCCCGTGCAGCCGGTAGAGACTTACATGACTCTTAATCTGCGCAACTTGGGCTTTGATACATTCCTGACTAACCTGCTTACCATCCCCGCCTACGTGCTCTTTTGCATACAGCTCATCTTCTGGACCTGGGTGTCGGAGCGCATCAACAATCGGTTCCTTGTTACCTTCTTTTTTTCGGTGTGGATGTTTCCTTTGATCCTTGCCCTCAGGCTCCTGCCCGATGATGCGAGCAACTGGGTGAGATATGCCCTCACAACTCTCATCGTTGGCTACCCTTTCGTACACTCTATTCTCG TCAGTTTGACTTCGAGAAACGCAGGAACGGTGAGGACAAGAACAGTGGGGAGCGCTATTATCAATATGACGGGGCAGGCCGGCAGCATCATCTCCTCCAAC ATATATCGTAAGGATGATGCACCGTATTACCGAAGAGGCAACGCGGTTATTCTGGGCATCATTGCTTGGAACGCTGTTGCCACCTTGCTTATCAAGTTCTACTACGTGTGGAGGAATAAGACACGCGACAAGATATGGAACGCCATGTCGCCTCAGGAAAAGGACGACTATTTGACCACAACAACCGACGAAGGAAGCAAGCGCCTCGATTTTCGGTTTGCGCATTAA
- a CDS encoding uncharacterized protein (EggNog:ENOG503NY3D) has translation MASSSTARKKETNDETSRGTESLMGSSSDPTSSSKSSRKLHTLGLLNETGDEYLPAVVDSAGENKVQPHGQLCGGRAYRLRTFTLPTRGDRLFMTGTECARVLGYPDTYSLFHNNPTLYELLATQEEKDYLVGQEIISSSYDATQIAFVTAKSVYRCFDSRVIQDGRRVHDDYWEAQAIEKGYSMLKEDASPRSRTESLPKQVIGKKSLKTRIFQRHAQRIAQILIEETGVTKWGEWAVLREPRDRLVARMDGLLRNYGADLLNPDSELVEAVKMSNLLRDWATYTANHFWAMATTSLSGETTSTVLQAGGWPSAVRSALESSKTLSQMTDGEELMETLYSRKLPRIPGFESTKEFARLKDWKPLAFLRWQFGTEDVRLGSVVTITGSALYAHAATASTYMRKFWPRTADYLLDCVQDAMGEVAKRHVEQNERKESPSDVSAGKFCQPGHVPSSPVSGIKGRITYCEPTLRVQSQTIWPSQSPQKVKFDIDSVYEPLLPTEDSCWLPLFDDAVIARSFPIPERGEEMGLELGLDLMAAICGVRHAVEYENSVVLKGFSTMLVPVGKTADRVQWHLARNENADEPISYKTGIAQCKGRVGLDQLDVLSLPNTRAIVGWCSSAETSLGNPDYDYANIDYSKAKAARLEPRLEGGSFGFQHFGMAKFDFRLGRRDIKFHYLREGPFRSIVSAAERTPVALYDTTERRGWLVPATALLLHIAQHRHFLEPFVASGGLPMKLPMKNTTKETLLANRQLPLSDDESYAFQDLINDIWSMLEFLIARAADQRCVPGKPLSMHTSRRLGGFEYKAIVQQRSPISPKECSLGGTAGGWLSLVEDIDALVLFASGFGNVIHPRDPDREVICREWRSLPCYKDYLATSVSTLLDLYDAAGCRLDREFLSPSRLRWHRGTASLFEPCLTPREFQCSCSRLQHIVTHSRGQVVGPGMLEEEGAVIFGATGSAPDDGWRSAKAESGQLYSQPNLPLHGNEELQCLEGPSCDSGVDQQEPYPAGCSTCREKVTLPVRVESSNSRNRTKQVFEKADTRFYDKVLAMPEELLDGGVPTAQLGMRR, from the exons ATGGCTTCCTCATCGACAGCCCGCAAAAAAGAG ACGAACGACGAAACGTCGCGCGGGACAGAAAGTCTGATGGGGTCATCCTCAGACCCAACTTCCTCATCCAAGTCGTCCCGCAAACTCCACACTTTGGGATTGCTCAACGAAACTGGCGACGAATACCTCCCAGCCGTGGTCGACAGCGCCGGAGAGAATAAAGTACAGCCCCATGGACAGCTCTGCGGCGGACGAGCGTATCGGCTTCGGACCTTTACCCTGCCGACCAGGGGCGACAGGCTTTTTATGACTGGAACTGAGTGCGCTAGAGTTTTGGGCTATCCCGACACCTACTCGCTCTTTCACAACAACCCGACATTATACGAACTGTTAGCGACACAGGAGGAGAAAGACTACTTGGTCGGACAGGAAATAATTTCGTCATCGTACGACGCCACGCAAATCGCATTTGTGACCGCCAAGTCCGTATATCGCTGTTTCGACAGTCGGGTCATTCAGGATGGACGCCGAGTTCACGACGACTACTGGGAAGCGCAAGCGATTGAGAAAGGGTACTCCATGCTCAAAGAAGACGCATCACCGCGCTCAAGGACGGAGAGCTTACCAAAGCAAGTCATTGGGAAAAAATCCTTGAAAACCCGAATATTTCAACGGCATGCGCAGCGAATAGCACAGATTCTCATTGAGGAAACCGGTGTGACAAAATGGGGCGAATGGGCCGTTCTGAGAGAGCCCAGAGACAGATTGGTGGCAAGAATGGACGGTCTACTCAGGAATTACGGCGCAGACCTGCTGAATCCCGACTCGGAGCTAGTCGAGGCGGTTAAGATGTCAAATCTGTTGCGGGATTGGGCGACATACACGGCCAACCACTTCTGGGCAATGGCGACGACATCACTCTCTGGCGAAACAACGTCCACCGTCCTACAAGCTGGTGGTTGGCCATCGGCTGTGAGATCTGCCCTTGAGTCTTCAAAGACGTTGAGCCAGATGACCGATGGTGAAGAGCTCATGGAGACGTTGTACAGCAGAAAACTCCCCCGGATTCCCGGATTCGAGTCGACCAAGGAGTTTGCACGCTTGAAAG ATTGGAAGCCATTGGCCTTTCTTCGATGGCAATTTGGAACCGAGGACGTGCGGCTGGGATCCGTCGTCACAATCACTGGCTCTGCCCTCTACGCGCATGCCGCGACAGCATCTACTTATATGCGCAAATTTTGGCCCCGGACCGCCGACTACTTGCTGGACTGTGTTCAGGATGCGATGGGAGAAGTTGCAAAAAGACATGTGGAGCAGAACGAACGAAAAGAATCGCCATCTG ACGTCAGCGCTGGGAAATTCTGTCAGCCTGGTCACGTTCCATCCTCTCCAGTATCAGGAATCAAGGGTCGTATCACTTACTGTGAGCCAACATTAAGAGTTCAAAGCCAGACAATCTGGCCTAGCCAATCGCCGCAAAAGGTCAAGTTTGATATCGACAGTGTGTATGAGCCGCTCCTCCCGACAGAAGATTCCTGCTGGCTTCCGCTCTTCGACGATGCAGTAATTGCACGCAGTTTTCCAATTCCCGAAAGGGGAGAGGAAATGGGCCTCGAGCTAGGCCTGGACCTCATGGCTGCAATATGTGGTGTCCGACACGCCGTGGAGTATGAGAACTCGGTGGTGCTCAAGGGATTCTCGACCATGCTGGTACCTGTAGGCAAGACTGCAGACCGAGTACAGTGGCATCTGGCTCGTAACGAGAATGCAGATGAGCCGATCTCGTACAAGACAGGCATCGCTCAATGCAAAGGCAGAGTCGGTTTAGATCAGCTGGACGTCCTCTCTTTGCCGAACACGCGTGCGATCGTCGGCTGGTGCAGCTCCGCTGAGACAAGCCTAGGCAATCCGGACTATGACTACGCAAACATTGATTactccaaggccaaggcggcacGACTTGAGCCACGCTTGGAGGGGGGAAGCTTTGGGTTTCAGCATTTCGGTATGGCCAAGTTCGATTTCAGGCTTGGCCGCAGGGACATCAAGTTTCATTACCTCCGCGAAGGGCCATTTCGAAGTATTGTCTCAGCTGCTGAAAGGACACCCGTCGCGCTGTACGATACCACGGAACGGCGTGGGTGGCTGGTGCCTGCGACTGCTCTGCTGCTACACATTGCCCAGCATCGACACTTCCTTGAACCTTTTGTTGCCAGCGGTGGCCTCCCCATGAAGTTGCCCATGAAAAATACAACAAAGGAAACGCTCCTGGCGAATCGTCAGCTACCACTGTCAGATGACGAGTCATACGCCTTCCAGGACTTGATTAATGACATATGGTCGATGCTGGAGTTTCTCATTGCCCGAGCAGCCGATCAGCGTTGTGTGCCAGGCAAGCCACTGAGCATGCACACCAGTAGACGATTGGGTGGGTTTGAGTACAAGGCAATAGTGCAGCAGCGGTCTCCCATCTCTCCCAAGGAGTGCTCTCTAGGGGGCACCGCTGGAGGGTGGCTGTCACTGGTGGAGgacatcgacgccctcgttCTCTTCGCCAGCGGGTTCGGCAATGTGATCCATCCAAGAGATCCTGACCGAGAAGTCATTTGCCGCGAGTGGAGGTCTCTCCCTTGTTACAAGGACTACTTGGCCACCTCGGTCAGCACGTTGCTGGACTTGTACGACGCAGCCGGGTGCCGACTTGACCGAGAGTTTCTCAGTCCGAGCCGCCTGCGCTGGCACCGCGGCACGGCCTCACTCTTCGAGCCTTGTCTGACGCCTAGAGAATTCCagtgcagctgcagccgtTTACAGCACATCGTGACGCATTCCAGAGGCCAGGTCGTTGGTCCAGGGATgctggaagaggagggggccGTCATTTTCGGGGCTACCGGCTCCGCTCCAGATGACGGATGGCGGTCAGCAAAG
- a CDS encoding uncharacterized protein (SECRETED:SignalP(1-18~SECRETED:cutsite=ALS-SK~SECRETED:prob=0.7729)~EggNog:ENOG503PZ3E), with protein MKPGIIVLSLITLGSALSSKVERQLQSLHIRDADDNSIEDEPWTKTKLPYQHLRLKLRWKWGTLAHDSLACRKNPQRDACGTDLYCKGFGQNGQFLSQRTPRFRSREQCLQAHESPPAKLPWVDGTRRPDSAPCRRNPVEQQCGSYAYCASYNDVSGHARSRVAKYKTSEECFNAREKNPQAKSIQPKRRWEDGTSAGRELCGISAFTAEACGTMRYCQLFPTTRSGVHDEFANTAECMAAFKPRDFQPALDSKTQTFLQCIMSKHKSKHCGTQIYCDMVGAGEVQDAKWKTKEECLRGHPGLV; from the exons ATGAAGCCCGGAATCATTGTGTTGAGTCTGATCACTCTTGGATCAGCGCTGTCGTCCAAGGTCGAACGCCAGCTGCAGTCCTTGCATATCCGAGATGCTGACGACAATTCTATCGAAGATGAGCCGTG GACCAAGACCAAATTGCCATACCAACATCTGAGACTGAAGTTACGATGGAAATGGGGAACTCTTGCTCACGACTCGCTTGCATGTCGCAAGAATCCCCAGCGCGATGCTTGCGGGACCGATCTATACTGCAAAGGTTTTGGGCAGAACGGCCAGTTCCTTTCCCAGCGGACCCCTAGGTTCCGGTCTCGAGAGCAGTGCCTCCAGGCTCACGAGAGCCCTCCAGCGAAACTGCCATGGGTAGATGGTACTCGCCGCCCCGACTCGGCCCCATGCCGTAGGAATCCGGTTGAGCAGCAATGCGGCTCATACGCATATTGCGCCTCTTACAACGATGTTTCTGGACATGCCAGGAGTCGGGTTGCCAAATACAAGACGTCTGAGGAGTGCTTCAACGCCCGCGAGAAGAACCCACAAGCGAAGAGTATTCAACCAAAGCGCAGGTGGGAGGACGGCACTTCAGCGGGTCGAGAACTCTGCGGAATATCCGCATTCACTGCCGAGGCATGTGGCACTATGCGATATTGCCAACTGTTCCCTACAACCCGGTCAGGGGTGCATGACGAGTTTGCAAACACCGCTGAGTGCATGGCAGCCTTTAAGCCCAGAGATTTCCAGCCAGCACTAGACTCGAAAACGCAAACGTTCTTGCAGTGCATCATGAGCAAGCACAAGAGCAAGCATTGCGGTACTCAAATTTACTGCGACATGGTCGGAGCGGGTGAGGTTCAAGACGCAAAGTGGAAAACCAAGGAGGAATGCTTGCGCGGTCATCCAGGGCTCGTCTAG
- a CDS encoding uncharacterized protein (COG:S~EggNog:ENOG503NU52~TransMembrane:12 (i52-71o91-111i118-140o152-170i177-202o208-227i302-325o337-358i393-411o417-438i459-479o485-507i)), which translates to MTPMTSKPAPEPTKEESSAQDDEQKDHGDGNGEARDGQVGRYSIFTTWQKRAMVLAASLTAFFSPLTAQIYLPALTAIAKDFNVTSSQINLTITTYMVFQGITPVFIGSLADSGGRRPAYVVCFVIYIAANIGLALAPGYNALLGLRCLQSAGSSTTVALCTAVVADLVTSAERGQYIGITVVPAVLAPALGPVVGGLLSQYLGWRSIFWFLVITSGATVVLIVLFLPETCRHIVGDGSIYPPPMYRSVWQIMSRRRQRQRKTHRVEDCETASTATAANKFKFKAPNILGSVFMLFEKQTSLLLWTSSLVFAGFYCIASAMPSLFADRYGYDEIKVGLMYLPLAGGSVGAAAIVGPVINWNYKRHCVKLSIPYDRSRQQDLSEFPIERVRLEVGFPLLALGGASIIAWGWAMHADAHVAVLCVLGAFIGMGLIGYSNATNVLLIDIHPGRAGTATAANNLTRCLVGAGASAAVVPMINAMGVGGAFTLVGGLYFVCFLPLLCILRWGMTWRAEVKAKAAKKKRREEAKLEARA; encoded by the coding sequence atgacCCCGATGACTTCAAAACCGGCTCCAGAACCTACGAAGGAGGAGTCATCAGCGCAAGATGATGAGCAAAAGGATCATGGAGATGGAAATGGAGAGGCTCGGGATGGCCAAGTTGGCCGCTACTCCATCTTCACCACATGGCAAAAACGTGCCATGGTTTTGGCCGCCTCCCTGacggccttcttctcgcccCTTACGGCGCAAATATATTTGCCCGCCCTGACAGCCATCGCGAAGGACTTCAACGTCACAAGCTCGCAGATCAACCTGACCATCACGACATACATGGTCTTCCAGGGCATCACGCCCGTGTTCATTGGCTCGCTGGCCGACAGCggtgggcgacggcccgcgTACGTCGTTTGCTTCGTCATCTacatcgccgccaacatcgggctcgcgctcgcgcccggcTACAACGCGCTCCTGGGCCTTCGGTGCCTGCAGTCGGCCGGCTCGagcaccaccgtcgccctTTGCACCGCAGTGGTGGCGGACCTGGTCACCTCGGCAGAGCGAGGACAATACATTGGGATTACCGTCGTGCCGGCGGTGTTGGCCCCGGCGCTCGGgcctgtcgtcggcggtTTGCTTTCGCAGTATCTTGGGTGGAGGTCCATATTCTGGTTCCTGGTCATCACGTCTGGCGCGACGGTTGTGCTGATTGTCTTGTTCCTGCCTGAGACATGTCGACACAtcgttggcgatggctcCATCTACCCACCTCCTATGTATCGGTCAGTGTGGCAGATTAtgagtcgccgccgacagcggcagcggaaAACACACCGTGTTGAGGATTGCGagacggcgagcacggcgacggccgccaacaagTTCAAGTTCAAGGCCCCCAACATCCTCGGCTCCGTCTTCATGCTCTTTGAGAAGCAGACGTCTCTGCTTCTCTGGACCAGCAGCCTGGTCTTCGCGGGCTTCTACTGTATCGCATCCGCCATGCCGTCCCTATTCGCCGATCGCTACGGCTACGACGAGATCAAGGTTGGCCTGATGTATCTGCCCCTGGCCGGCGGgtccgtcggcgccgccgccatcgtcggcccTGTCATCAACTGGAACTACAAGCGACACTGCGTGAAGCTCAGCATCCCCTACGACCGTTCCCGGCAGCAGGACCTCTCCGAGTTCCCCATCGAGCGCGTCCGCCTCGAAGTCGGATTTCCGCTGCTCGCGCTCGGGGGCGCCAGCATCATCGCCTGGGGCTGGGCCATGCACGCGGACGCGCACGTCGCGGTGCTGTGCGTGCTCGGCGCCTTCATCGGCATGGGCTTGATTGGGTACAGCAACGCGACCAACGTGCTGCTCATCGACATCCACCCGGGCAGGGCCggcaccgcgacggcggccaacaACCTCACCCGGTGCCTTGTCGGCGCGGGGGCGAGCGCCGCGGTCGTGCCGATGATCAATGCCatgggcgttggcggcgccttcACCCTTGTTGGGGGGCTCTACTTTGTCTGCTTCCTCCCGCTCTTGTGTATACTCCGCTGGGGAATGACGTGGCGGGCAGAGGtgaaggccaaggccgcgaagaagaagagacgAGAGGAGGCCAAGCTAGAAGCGAGGGCTTGA